From Leptolyngbya sp. FACHB-261, the proteins below share one genomic window:
- a CDS encoding SDR family oxidoreductase: MGNLQNRLKTRYGSWAVVTGASSGIGREMAVRLAEAGLNLVLVARSQAVLEQMAKDLRDRYGTEVRLVVRGLAVEMSVGTLVAQTDDLDVGLLVAAAGFGTSGAFLNSRLEQEMEMLAVNCRALLGLTWHFSQRFAQQRRGGIVLMSSLVGFQGMPFAANYAASKAYVQTLAEALHVELASKGVDVIASAPGPTNSGFGDRAGMKMGKVLSAGEVAQGTLKALGRKPTVLPGFLSKLLTYS; the protein is encoded by the coding sequence ATGGGGAATTTGCAAAATCGATTAAAAACCCGATATGGGTCTTGGGCTGTCGTCACAGGTGCATCATCTGGCATCGGGCGTGAGATGGCTGTGAGGTTGGCTGAGGCAGGGTTAAATCTCGTCTTAGTGGCGCGAAGCCAAGCTGTTCTAGAGCAGATGGCGAAGGATTTACGCGATCGCTATGGGACTGAGGTGCGCCTGGTAGTCAGGGGTTTGGCAGTGGAGATGAGCGTGGGCACCCTTGTGGCGCAGACCGACGATTTGGATGTGGGGTTACTGGTAGCGGCGGCAGGGTTTGGGACATCAGGAGCGTTTCTCAATTCCCGATTGGAACAAGAGATGGAGATGCTGGCTGTTAATTGTCGAGCGCTCTTGGGGCTAACTTGGCACTTCTCGCAGCGGTTTGCCCAGCAGCGGCGGGGCGGCATCGTGTTGATGAGTTCGCTCGTGGGGTTTCAAGGGATGCCATTTGCTGCCAACTATGCAGCGAGCAAAGCGTATGTGCAGACCTTAGCGGAAGCCCTGCATGTAGAACTTGCATCCAAGGGTGTTGATGTGATTGCCTCTGCACCAGGTCCCACTAACAGTGGTTTCGGCGATCGCGCGGGGATGAAGATGGGCAAGGTCTTGAGCGCAGGAGAAGTGGCTCAAGGAACTTTGAAAGCATTGGGTCGAAAGCCCACCGTGCTGCCAGGATTTCTATCAAAACTGCTGACCTACTC
- a CDS encoding PadR family transcriptional regulator — translation MALKHTILAFLSHQPLSGYEVAKEFTEGFGGCFWKASQQQVYAELAKLEQQGCVIYEAIPQAGRLDKKIYSITPEGHQSLIDWLTQPTEPTVIREDLGVMGLAGHLVPNQVVYHEIKRRQKLHREMAQHLKKMDEHFAKHLDSLELKDLYMHLIMRRAIRYQEDWVAWCDESLAAIDRVVNR, via the coding sequence ATGGCTCTCAAGCACACAATCCTGGCTTTTTTATCGCATCAACCTCTGAGTGGCTATGAAGTAGCCAAAGAATTTACCGAAGGATTTGGAGGTTGTTTTTGGAAAGCGAGCCAACAGCAGGTGTACGCTGAACTCGCCAAGCTAGAGCAACAAGGTTGCGTCATCTACGAGGCAATTCCCCAAGCTGGACGTTTGGATAAGAAAATTTATTCCATCACTCCCGAAGGACACCAATCACTGATCGACTGGTTAACCCAACCCACAGAACCCACTGTCATCCGTGAGGATCTAGGTGTGATGGGATTAGCAGGACATCTCGTTCCAAATCAGGTGGTTTATCACGAAATCAAGCGCCGCCAAAAACTCCACAGGGAAATGGCACAACATTTAAAAAAAATGGATGAACATTTTGCCAAACATCTAGATTCGCTCGAACTCAAAGATCTCTATATGCACCTGATCATGCGTCGGGCGATTCGCTATCAAGAAGACTGGGTGGCATGGTGTGATGAATCACTTGCGGCAATCGATCGGGTTGTAAATCGTTAG